A part of Streptomyces sp. DSM 40750 genomic DNA contains:
- a CDS encoding helix-turn-helix domain-containing protein — protein MTKRSDVGDTACAYRRTGADPVRDISRLKTLTDREKEVLLLLGTGLGNRQLARELGIAERTVKAHVARIVEKLEQQTRLQAAVLSVLAHELLCADPRCACGSAAPLPRLVGVPAL, from the coding sequence ATGACCAAGAGGTCTGACGTAGGAGACACGGCTTGCGCCTACCGGCGCACGGGGGCCGATCCGGTTCGGGACATCAGCAGGCTCAAGACGCTGACGGACCGGGAGAAGGAAGTCCTGCTTCTGCTGGGCACGGGCCTGGGCAACCGGCAACTGGCCCGGGAACTCGGCATAGCCGAGCGGACGGTGAAGGCGCATGTCGCACGCATAGTGGAGAAGCTGGAGCAGCAGACGCGGCTGCAGGCCGCGGTGCTCTCCGTCCTCGCCCACGAGCTGCTGTGCGCCGATCCGCGGTGCGCGTGCGGCTCGGCCGCGCCCCTGCCCCGACTCGTCGGGGTGCCCGCGCTCTGA